A segment of the Carya illinoinensis cultivar Pawnee chromosome 1, C.illinoinensisPawnee_v1, whole genome shotgun sequence genome:
CTCCTCTTGGTAGCCTTCTGCCAGTTCTTTCGCTGTTTCCAACCTTTGTAAGCCATCTTTGGAACGACCACAGGGAAGGGAGTGGAAATTGATTGGTCGGTATTTTTAATCTGCATGTAAAGGGATTCTAGCTGCAGCAGTTGGAACCACTGCTTATAGGCAAAAAGTTGTGAGGCTTGTCTGAAGAAGAGCTTAAGAATATGCTCCTTCTCAGCATAAGCCTGCTTTGCTGCCTTCTCAGCTTCCCTTGCACGGGTTTGAGAATGGCAGAGTGCTTCAATCAGCAGAGCTTTTCCATGGACACCTTCAGAAACTTGTAATGCCTTCGTGATATCTTTGTGGTTTGTGCTATAACTGCTATTAAATTGCAAGACCGAACAAAAATCTAAGAGGATGTGTACAAAAACTTTAAGACACGTAAAAGCTTAACCAACAAAATCAACATAAGAGAATTACTAATATCTGCAGTAGTGAGATGAAAGAAAGGGATGATTTCATCCCAGAGTGAAAATGATGGTAATCTAATTTATACCTGAATGACTTGTCAGAACCATATTGTGAACACCCTTCTTCAGATGAAGCCACCTCATTTCCATCTGCTTTCCCGGAATCAGGAAAGCCCTGTGCTTGAGTCCTATTGGAAATGCTACCAGTTCTGGCCTTCCGATCAGAATATGACAGCAATGCTTCATTATGATCAATGCAGCCACTATGAACATATGGGTGCTTCCCTACATAAATTTTCTGAGGTGGGGGGAGATCACAATTCTCAATATGGTTAAGTGACTTCTTCACGACCAAGAAGGCCAATTCTTCTTTAtctgttgtttgccaccatggTCCTGTCTTATAATCCCCAATCCATGGAGATTCTGGATTTAAGCTACACTCATTGGCTTGCTTGGAAACTGGAAAACCAACAGGATCCATATCCAAGTGTTCGTATCTCCCCCTTACTTCCATTAGTTCACAATACTCAGCATTCTTACAATATGAAGCATTTACCTCTTCCTTTCTGGCTTCGACAGCTTTGTTCATACGAACAGCAGAGAGACCATATTGCCTATCAAGAGAAGACTTGCAGTTCTTATCATTATCGTCATTAATAATGTCCCCTTTTTTAGGGCGGACCTCATCGAGCTTAGCTGTTGAATTTACAGTGCCAGCTCCTAAGGTGTCCACTTTGGCCTCCAATGCAACCAATTGTTCATATGTTAAGCCCTTTTGGTTCGCATTGCTTGGTTGCAATTGGAGCCAGCATCTTGTGTCGGGGGGAAGATTGGAAAACGAAGGATTCCTTTTAGgcataaaaatagagaaaggaTGATATTGCCCATCTGTATTATTGGTAGGTCCAGTGTCAACCTGCTTAGATGCTGAAGATGATGATTGGCAGCAAGCTAACTTCGGAGCTCTTTTGGCATCTTCTTGGACAAAGCAGCGATTAGCTGCTCTCTGCCATGCAGCTCTTGCTTCTGCTACCGCCATCACTATTTTACTCTTTGACACATTTTTCTGCATAGAAATTAGAGGTTAAAATTTTGAGTgaagaaaaagttcaaaaattcaGAAAAAGCTTCCTCCTTAATAAGAATAGAGTGAAATGTGACTTGTTAACAGAACATAATTAGGACAAAACTTGCACTGGTATATATGTTTGAGTTGTTGGGGACAGAAATGATCCTACTCTTCCAATGACCCCAATTCCCAGAGAATaagagaagaaaatagaaaacataCAAAAGAAAGCATTCAAGATGAGGTTCTCAACATCAATGCAAAAAGGTGGGggtttttatcattattaaaatGGAAAAGGTTAGGTTTAGCACATGGAAAATTATttgattagaatttttttataagtaattatttaattagaaattaaagAGTTCTTTCAGATCACAGCAGACTCAATTGTTCCTTTAAATGCTTTTCCCATATCACTCATCATTTCAACATCTTTGAAAAGTAACTAGCAATATAATGTGCAAGTTTCCACCTTCTCCACAAATTTTGCCCTCTCAGAATGGATTAGTCTTTAGGAAAACAGGTCAAATCCAAGAAAATAGGAATGATCCATTATCTTATCTATTCACCTTTTAGACACGAGTTTCTCCAGCTTTCATGTTTCTATTTCCTAATGATCTAAAGAAAGAcatcaacaaaaataagaaaatcaataaCTCTGCTTCCATTGGCTCTACTTCCAATCCTTCTATATTTTTTACAGTAAATGAGCATGTGGACTTAATAAGTAAGACTAAAATGGTCATAGAAATAATGCAAAGCCTAGTTATGTCTTAATAAACTAGTAGTAATTAAGAAGACAGCATCCCTCATTGCAGAATATGCTTCATGCAGCTGTAACCGGATTCTGAACTGTCAAAAGACATTATCAAAAACAGAAATTTAAC
Coding sequences within it:
- the LOC122311422 gene encoding uncharacterized protein LOC122311422 isoform X2, with product MAVAEARAAWQRAANRCFVQEDAKRAPKLACCQSSSSASKQVDTGPTNNTDGQYHPFSIFMPKRNPSFSNLPPDTRCWLQLQPSNANQKGLTYEQLVALEAKVDTLGAGTVNSTAKLDEVRPKKGDIINDDNDKNCKSSLDRQYGLSAVRMNKAVEARKEEVNASYCKNAEYCELMEVRGRYEHLDMDPVGFPVSKQANECSLNPESPWIGDYKTGPWWQTTDKEELAFLVVKKSLNHIENCDLPPPQKIYVGKHPYVHSGCIDHNEALLSYSDRKARTGSISNRTQAQGFPDSGKADGNEVASSEEGCSQYGSDKSFSYSTNHKDITKALQVSEGVHGKALLIEALCHSQTRAREAEKAAKQAYAEKEHILKLFFRQASQLFAYKQWFQLLQLESLYMQIKNTDQSISTPFPVVVPKMAYKGWKQRKNWQKATKRRRVQRGRPRHDVKRCAAAFALGMSLVGAGLLLGWTVGWMLPPF
- the LOC122311422 gene encoding uncharacterized protein LOC122311422 isoform X1, with protein sequence MAVAEARAAWQRAANRCFVQEDAKRAPKLACCQSSSSASKQVDTGPTNNTDGQYHPFSIFMPKRNPSFSNLPPDTRCWLQLQPSNANQKGLTYEQLVALEAKVDTLGAGTVNSTAKLDEVRPKKGDIINDDNDKNCKSSLDRQYGLSAVRMNKAVEARKEEVNASYCKNAEYCELMEVRGRYEHLDMDPVGFPVSKQANECSLNPESPWIGDYKTGPWWQTTDKEELAFLVVKKSLNHIENCDLPPPQKIYVGKHPYVHSGCIDHNEALLSYSDRKARTGSISNRTQAQGFPDSGKADGNEVASSEEGCSQYGSDKSFSSYSTNHKDITKALQVSEGVHGKALLIEALCHSQTRAREAEKAAKQAYAEKEHILKLFFRQASQLFAYKQWFQLLQLESLYMQIKNTDQSISTPFPVVVPKMAYKGWKQRKNWQKATKRRRVQRGRPRHDVKRCAAAFALGMSLVGAGLLLGWTVGWMLPPF